The DNA sequence ATCTCATTAACCGCCAAAAATCGTCCGTCTTTATCTTTAAGCCAAGCTATAAAAGGAAGATTATTTAAAATTGCCTTTTCTCTTTCCGCCTGCTGTATGGTTTTATGATATAGTTCTGTCTGATAAACAGATATATATATTTGACTGGCAACAGCCTTTAATAAACTAATCTCATCATTAGTCCAATGTCTGTAATTTTCATAATCAAAAAGGATTATTGCCCCCCAAACCTTTTTATTTTTCTTAACGACTGTAGAAATCATGGATTTTAATCCTGTATTTTCATAAAATTTCTTTAACTTATCAGGTATATCGGCTTCTGAAATATTATCAAATACGACACACTTTTTTTGCGAAACCAATACTTTGACTATATCAGTCCCATTTTCATAATTTTCCGAACCCGCAAAATTTTTTATGCTGTCTTTGGCTCTAAATTCTCCCCGTTTAATATACCCGTCGTTTTTTTCATCAGAGAACTCCACTATTATTGAACGTTGTACATTGAACAGCTGAGCCAGTTCGTTACATATTAAATACAATATTTTATCAACATCAAGGGTAGTTCTCATCGTTTCTATTATTTTTCTCAACAATTTTTCCCTATTACTGTTTCTAATTAATTCCAAATTTTTATTTGCCATTTCAGAAACTAAATTTGCAAAAAGAAACACCAATTGTGCAATGGCTTCAACCTGTTTAGAAGGTATTATTTGAAGCTCATTCAACGCTTCTATGTAGTCTTTTTCATTAATTCCGAGTTGTTGTGCCATTACTATACAGTTGTCTTTTTGAGGCTCATCGGTTAAAATCTGTCCGCCTAAAATTGACCCTATATGTTTTCCGTTTAACATAATAGGAACAGCAAAATCAGTCAAACCGGAAGAACACCTGTATATTACGGGTTTACTTTTTTGAGCCGCCAATCGGGATAATTGTATATAGTTTTCATTACATTTTTCATAGCATAAAGCTCTGTCTGCTGAACATTTGATACAAAAGTCGGTAAAATTACTCGGAGCTGTAATTTGCTTTTCATTATCAAAAGTCACAATGGCAATGTTCATATAATCAGCAAAGGCATCCTGAAATTTTTGTAAAAGCTCTACATTTACAACATCAGATAATTTAATATTTTTTTCTTGCTGATAATCTGTCATCCGCTGCAATCCTAACAAAGATACGCTGTTTATTTTTTAAAATTTTCCCAAGTTTGCTTGATAGTGGCTATAATTTTGTCAACCGGAGTATCTTTTTTCAAAAAACAATCTGCTCCTGCCAATACCGCTTCATCCGCCAAAGATTGCAGCGCAGGTGAAGTCAGAATAATAATACAAGTATCGGGAAAATTCTTTCTATATAACTTTAAAAATTCTATCCCTGTTAAATTAGGCATATTTATGTCCAACAATAATATGTCAGGTTTTTTCTCCGCTATTATAAAAGGTAATACATCTCCTCTCTCAACCTCCGCTATCACATCAAAGTGAATTGATGCCAAAAGATTTTTTAAAAAATCCCTAACGAACACTTCATCATCTGCGACTATAACACTAGGCATCTTATACCCCTTCCTTGATTATTTGTTGTATTTTCTTAATAAATTGAATAAACATATTCTTCAACTCTGCTTCATCGGCATTAGAATTAACTGTCTTAAGTTTTTTTAAATAAAATTCAAAGTCGGTAGCTAAAGCGCTTAATTCTCTAAAGCCGTAAACCCCGCTGGTACCCGAAATTTTATGTACTTCATCGTATAAAGTTTCAATATTAATTTTTCCCGGATGATTAATTAAGGCAATAAGAGAACTGACACTATTATCCAGTTTAGCCAAATACGCTTTTTTAAACTCTTTTAATTTTGCCTCTAAATTATTATCCATCAACGTGTTTCTCCCATATTGCATTTATGTTGGAACACAATTGCATAGGATCAAAAGGTTTCGTAATAATTCCTATAACCCCTGTTTTTAAAAATGATTGAACTTCATGAACCTGTGCCTTAGCGGTTATAAATACTACAGGAATATTTTTTGTTTTCTCACTTTTCTGTAATTCCTGAAACGCAGTTAAACCGTCAACCTCTGGCATCATAATATCAAGCAAAATCAAATCGGGATTATATTCTTCAACAATATCAAGAACTTCCTGTCCGTTATTACAAAACATTATCTCATAGCTGCTCATACTTTTAACAATTGCATCAACGATTACCTGAATATCAATTTCATCCTCGGCATATAAGATTTTTTTTAATTCTTTCATAACTAAACCTTGACAATAAGTACAACAGAAAAACAGTTTTAAAATGATAACATATAACGTAAAAAACAATATTCCCCATCTCGGTTTATCAGCAAACTATATAAACAACCAACATTATAAAACTTAAAACCCCACAGATAACATAACTCCTGTGAGGTTTTAAGTTTTATAATATTAAATAATTAAAGAGCAGCGCCTGCTTCCTGCATTCCTAAAGCTTCTTTGGCTTCTGCCATACGAATTTTAATTCTGCCGTCTACGGCAATGCCTTCGCCTGTTTGTTCAGAAATCAACAACGGGTTAATATCCAATTCATCAATGAACGGGAAGTCTGTTACCAACTGTGATAATCTCAACAAGCTTTCTTCTATTTGTTCAATTTGAGCAGGGGTTGTTCCTCTCGCACCTTGAAGAAGTTTGTAAGCTTTTACTGCCTTAATCATTTCTTTTGCATCCTGATCGCTTAAAGGTGCCATTCTAAAGGTTACGTCTTTCATAACCTCAATAAATACACCGCCTAAACCAAACATCATCATTGGTCCGTACTGAGGGTCTGTTGCTATACCGCAAACCATTTCTCTCGAGCTTTTTACCATTTCCTGAATAAGTACGCCTTCAAGCCCTTCAAGAATATTTCTTTCTCTCAGCCTTTCAATAAGCGCCTCATATTCACAACGAAGTGCTTCTTCTGACTGAATTCCTACAATTACACCGCCAACATCCGTTTTGTGAGAAATTGTTTTAGAGGTAATTTTCATTACGATAGGATATCCGATATTGTTGGCAACCTTTACGGCATCTTCAAGGTCAGAAGCTAACCCGTATTTGCAAGCTCTGATTTTATAAGCATCAAGCACATCAATACTTTCAAGCGTAGTAAGCTGTTCTCTGCCTTCTTCTATGGATTTTTTGATAATAGCTGTAGCTCTTGCTTTGTCAACGTCAGCATATGCAGGAATTGTGCCTAAAGGACGCTCTTGCCATTTTCTTTGTCTGTCCAAACGGGACATGGCATCTGCAGCTTGTTCGGCATACATATAAAACGGCATATTAACTTCCATATCGGAAAGTTTTGCGAAGAAATCATTTGTTGTCATAAACACACCGATAATAGGTTTTTCGGGGTGTTTTGCTTTCATTTCCATCATAGCTTCCGCCACATCGATATCTTTCAATCCTAAGAACGGCAAGTAAATAGCCATAATCATATCAACATTCGCATCAGCTAAAACTGTTTCGATAGTTTGCTTATAGTGTTCCAACGGCGCTGAAGCTATCATGTCGATAGGATTTTTAACGCTTGCTGCAGCCGGTAAGAAAGAACGAAGCTCTTCTTTTGTTTTGTCCGAAATTTGAGCCATCTCCATGCCGTAACCGCAAATAGCGTCAGTTGCCATAATTCCGGGACCGCCGGAATTTGTAATAATGGCGACTCTGTTGCCTTTTGGAATAGGGCAGTTAGAAAAAGCCTTTGACATTGCAAATAAATCCGCCAAAGAATCTTCCCTTATTACGCCGCATTGTTTCAAAAGGGCATCTGCAGCTTTGTCAGCCCCTGCCAAAGAACCTGTATGAGAAGAGGCGGCGCTTGCACCTGCAGCGCTGCGACCCGCTTTTAGCGCCAAAATAGGTTTCTTTTTAGTAACTCTTTGAGCTAATTCTCTGAAGTTTTTAGGATCATTGATTGATTCCATATATAAAAGAATCTGTCTTACATCATCGTCATTTTCCCAGTATTCAATCATTGTTTCGGCATTAATATCAGCTTGATTTCCGATAGAAACAAATTGAGCAAAACCAATATTTAAGTCTTTTAATATGTTCAAAATTCCGCCGCCCAATGCACCTGATTGTGAAACAAAACCGATATCGCCTTTTACGGGTAGTGATTCAGCAAATGTAGCATCCATAGATACATCCGCAGATGTATTCAAAACACCTAAACAGTTTGGACCTACTGCACGCATATCGTATTCTCTTAATTTTTTCAAAAGTTGTTTTTCAAGTTCAGCCCCTTCGCGCCCTGTTTCTTTAAACCCTGCCGAAATTATACAAACGCCTGTAATACCCTTTGCATAACATTGGTCAATTGTTTCTAAAACAAATTTTGCAGGAATAATAATAACCGCAAAATCGACTTTGCCGGGAATTTCACCAACCGATGGATATGCTTTCAAACCTTCAATTGTATCAGCTTTAGGGTTTACGGGATAAATATCACCTTTGAATTTATATTCAATAAGCCTTTTAGTAAGCTCACTTCCGATTGTTTTTTCTTTTGTAGAAGCGCCGATAATTGCAATTGATGTGGGTCTCATAATAGCATCTAGTTGTTTCATTCTTTTCCTCTTTTCTATCTATAAAAACTAAAGTCCGCCTGCACAACGAACTTTAACTATAACCTTCTTCCAAATATTCTCTTATTCTGAGTTTTGCGCCTGATTTTTTGGCAATTTCTTCACATGCATTGACATCTATCCTGAAGTTTTTGTATCCTGTAACAACGGACATATAAGTATCAATACCCGCCTGAGAGCATAATCGTGCAAATTCTTTCATTCCTTCATATGCGCTGTCATCTTTAAACGCATTTTGAGTTAATTCATTATATAGTTTGGCATTGTGAGCATTAAGGCTTATAGAAATACTGTTAACCAACCCTTTTAATTCATCAACAACATTTCTTTTGTGTATTAGATTAGCATGCCCGTTTGTATTCACTCTGATTTTTATGTTGGGATAATTATCTTTTATGAATTTAGCAATTTCTTTTACGGCTTCAATTTCTATCAAAGGTTCGCCGTAACCGCAAAAGACTATCTCATCGCCCATTTTGTCTTCCAAAAGTTTTATTTGCTCAATAATTTTCTGTGCAGAAGCGCTCTGTTTATCAATCCACATGTTCACGCCTTCCACTTCCGAAGATATGTTCCTTATGCAAAAAACACAGCGACAGGTACATAAATTAGTTACATTTATGTACATTTTTGAATTAACAAAATAAACTAAATTTTCTTTTTGAGCTGTTTCAGTCACTTAAATATGCCTCTGTGTAAAAAATCACTATATTCTTGTCCGGTTTCAACCATTGCCACTGATTATCCCGCCGCCGGCAATGTTTTAACAATCCTAAGGTTGGTTTTGAAAAAGTCAAAATTTTGTCAAATTTTAACTTTTCCGCAACTTCTAAAATAATCTCACAAAAATAGAGGTTTTTCCAATAACCATATAAAATTTTTATAAGGATTTCACAAAGACTTCTCGGATATATTGTTAAAATAAGCTTCTATGCCAGTCTTAATTCCTTCTGCAGCTTGTTTTTGAAAGCTTTTTTGTATAAGTTTTTCGTATTCATAAGGATTAATCATAAAACCAACTTCAACAATTACGCTAACAGGGTAAGAAGGTCTTGTAAGAGCAAAACTTGCCGTTTTTATACCCAAATTCTTAAACCCCGTTGCCCGTACAAGTTTATCCTGAATATTTTCTGCCAAAAATTTGGCATTATCGTTGTAGTAGTAGGTACTTGTACCATGGATTTCGTAAGGGTCAACACCGTCAGGATGGGCGTTATTGTGTATACTCACAAGAATATCCGCATTTTCTTCAAACGCTTTATCAACCCTGTCATATAACCCCATATAAATATCATTGCTTCTTGTCATTATAACGGTTGCACCCGCCTTTTCAAGCTCATCTTTTAAATAAGACGCTATCCCCAGATTAATATCTTTTTCGGCAATAGCGGTAGGACCTACCGACCCTTGGTCTTTGCCGCCATGTCCGGGGTCAACGGCTACTACTTTACCTTTTAAACCTGCGCTAAAAGGCTTAGCTATTTTAATAATAAGATAATCATCATCGTAAAAATAATCATAACCGTTCAGCTGCGGTGATGAAAGTTTTATACTCAGCGTATTATCCGTAAGTTTATATATTTTGCTGATGCCATCAGTTTTATTTTCCTGCATAAAAGCATCCGTAACGTTTATTTTAGAATAATAAAGAACAGCTGTTAGAGTATTGCCTGAAGCTTTTAACTCGACGGGAAATTCTTCTTCCGCTTCAATCTTAATATATGTGTTTCTTTCATCCTCTTCAAATTGTACATTTTGGATGACTTGTGTAATAAAATCCCTATTATCTTCATCCGCTTCAACATCTTTTTTTGCGACATAAGCATAAGTATTCCCGAGTTTTACCCTGTAAAACCCTCCCGCAAGAGCGTCTGCATAAAATTTATTATCTTTTTTTACGGTGAATAACCTGATAGGATTACCCGGATTTTTTCTAACGGCAGTATAACCTTTTGTTTCAATTAGAACTGTCGGTATAGGCTGAATTACAATTTGCCTTTGAGAAGAATCCGGCGGATTTTTTCTCGTAAGACTTAAAATCGAGATTCGCTCCTGATTGTAATTATTTGACCTTATACTTATCGTATTTTTGCCCGGAATTAAATTAACAACATGTACAAAACTTCCGCTGGGAAAAACCTTGACAGATTTGTTATTAATAACTAAAGATGAGTCAGGGGAAGTATTACCGACAATAAATGTGGACGACGCAAATATAATCTGATTGTTCTTGGGATAGATTATCTGAATATAGTTGGTGAAAGCTTTTGAATAATTTGAAACAAGAAATAAGCTTATAGAAATAAACACGAAGAGCAGAGCAATTTTAGCAATATATTTTTTCATTTGTTAAATCCATCCCATTTTTTATTTATTTGTAGTAAAATGTTTTTAACGGATTATTTTGTAATTCTAACATATAAAGTGGAGATTGCCCATGGAAAAGTTTTTTGAAAAAATGCCCAAAGTCAAAATAGCTAACAAGTTTGACCCTATTACCCCTATCATTCAAGGCGGTATGGCGATAAAAGTCAGCACTGCCAAACTAGCGGCTGAAATCGCAAACTGCGGCGGATTAGGTCTTATTGCGGCAACAGGAATGACAAGTGAAGAGCTAAAAGACCAAATTCAGGAAGCGAGAGAAACTCAAACCAATACACAAGGCTTAATAGGTATAAATGTCATGTTTGCAGCGAGCAACTTTAACGAAATGGTACAAACCGCCATAGAAAATGGCATTGACGTTATAGTTTTCGGTGCGGGATTTTCAAGAGATATATTTATTATGGGGAAAGAAGGCAACACCCCTATCCTTCCCATAGTAAGTTCATCAAAACTCGCCGTGATTTCTAAAAAATTGGGCGCAAGCAGCATTATTTTAGAAAGCGGAGATGCAGGCGGACACCTTGGAACTGATAAATCTACCGTAAGTTTAATTCATGAGGTTAGAGAAGCCCTTGATAATACGCCGGATTTGGAAGGAATAGGACATGTGCCTTTAATTGCAGCAGGCGGAGCTACTACAGGTTTTGACGTTGCTAAATTTTTCAGTCTTGGCGCTGAAGGAGTACAAATGGGTACACGATTTGTACTTAGCAAAGAATGTGAAGTTGCCGAAACTTTTAAACAACTTTATCTAAACATTAAAGAATCAGAAGTTGTAAAAATACTTAGCCCGGTAGGCTTGCAGGCAAGGGCTATTATGAATGATTTTTGTAAAAGAATTCTCGCGGGAAATCCCGAAAGACCAAAAACTTGCAATAGCTGCTTGAAACATTGTTCCAGAGCCTTTTGTATAAGAAGAGCATTAAACTTGG is a window from the Candidatus Gastranaerophilales bacterium genome containing:
- a CDS encoding TatD family nuclease-associated radical SAM protein; the protein is MTETAQKENLVYFVNSKMYINVTNLCTCRCVFCIRNISSEVEGVNMWIDKQSASAQKIIEQIKLLEDKMGDEIVFCGYGEPLIEIEAVKEIAKFIKDNYPNIKIRVNTNGHANLIHKRNVVDELKGLVNSISISLNAHNAKLYNELTQNAFKDDSAYEGMKEFARLCSQAGIDTYMSVVTGYKNFRIDVNACEEIAKKSGAKLRIREYLEEGYS
- a CDS encoding nitronate monooxygenase; translation: MEKFFEKMPKVKIANKFDPITPIIQGGMAIKVSTAKLAAEIANCGGLGLIAATGMTSEELKDQIQEARETQTNTQGLIGINVMFAASNFNEMVQTAIENGIDVIVFGAGFSRDIFIMGKEGNTPILPIVSSSKLAVISKKLGASSIILESGDAGGHLGTDKSTVSLIHEVREALDNTPDLEGIGHVPLIAAGGATTGFDVAKFFSLGAEGVQMGTRFVLSKECEVAETFKQLYLNIKESEVVKILSPVGLQARAIMNDFCKRILAGNPERPKTCNSCLKHCSRAFCIRRALNLAEAGDITNGLVFVGKNVCNIKEILPVKEIFANIEKEFTNFFAQQKGLIDTGK
- a CDS encoding N-acetylmuramoyl-L-alanine amidase, which produces MKKYIAKIALLFVFISISLFLVSNYSKAFTNYIQIIYPKNNQIIFASSTFIVGNTSPDSSLVINNKSVKVFPSGSFVHVVNLIPGKNTISIRSNNYNQERISILSLTRKNPPDSSQRQIVIQPIPTVLIETKGYTAVRKNPGNPIRLFTVKKDNKFYADALAGGFYRVKLGNTYAYVAKKDVEADEDNRDFITQVIQNVQFEEDERNTYIKIEAEEEFPVELKASGNTLTAVLYYSKINVTDAFMQENKTDGISKIYKLTDNTLSIKLSSPQLNGYDYFYDDDYLIIKIAKPFSAGLKGKVVAVDPGHGGKDQGSVGPTAIAEKDINLGIASYLKDELEKAGATVIMTRSNDIYMGLYDRVDKAFEENADILVSIHNNAHPDGVDPYEIHGTSTYYYNDNAKFLAENIQDKLVRATGFKNLGIKTASFALTRPSYPVSVIVEVGFMINPYEYEKLIQKSFQKQAAEGIKTGIEAYFNNISEKSL
- a CDS encoding acetate--CoA ligase family protein, yielding MKQLDAIMRPTSIAIIGASTKEKTIGSELTKRLIEYKFKGDIYPVNPKADTIEGLKAYPSVGEIPGKVDFAVIIIPAKFVLETIDQCYAKGITGVCIISAGFKETGREGAELEKQLLKKLREYDMRAVGPNCLGVLNTSADVSMDATFAESLPVKGDIGFVSQSGALGGGILNILKDLNIGFAQFVSIGNQADINAETMIEYWENDDDVRQILLYMESINDPKNFRELAQRVTKKKPILALKAGRSAAGASAASSHTGSLAGADKAADALLKQCGVIREDSLADLFAMSKAFSNCPIPKGNRVAIITNSGGPGIMATDAICGYGMEMAQISDKTKEELRSFLPAAASVKNPIDMIASAPLEHYKQTIETVLADANVDMIMAIYLPFLGLKDIDVAEAMMEMKAKHPEKPIIGVFMTTNDFFAKLSDMEVNMPFYMYAEQAADAMSRLDRQRKWQERPLGTIPAYADVDKARATAIIKKSIEEGREQLTTLESIDVLDAYKIRACKYGLASDLEDAVKVANNIGYPIVMKITSKTISHKTDVGGVIVGIQSEEALRCEYEALIERLRERNILEGLEGVLIQEMVKSSREMVCGIATDPQYGPMMMFGLGGVFIEVMKDVTFRMAPLSDQDAKEMIKAVKAYKLLQGARGTTPAQIEQIEESLLRLSQLVTDFPFIDELDINPLLISEQTGEGIAVDGRIKIRMAEAKEALGMQEAGAAL
- a CDS encoding Hpt domain-containing protein, whose translation is MDNNLEAKLKEFKKAYLAKLDNSVSSLIALINHPGKINIETLYDEVHKISGTSGVYGFRELSALATDFEFYLKKLKTVNSNADEAELKNMFIQFIKKIQQIIKEGV
- a CDS encoding response regulator transcription factor, which codes for MPSVIVADDEVFVRDFLKNLLASIHFDVIAEVERGDVLPFIIAEKKPDILLLDINMPNLTGIEFLKLYRKNFPDTCIIILTSPALQSLADEAVLAGADCFLKKDTPVDKIIATIKQTWENFKK
- a CDS encoding response regulator, translated to MKELKKILYAEDEIDIQVIVDAIVKSMSSYEIMFCNNGQEVLDIVEEYNPDLILLDIMMPEVDGLTAFQELQKSEKTKNIPVVFITAKAQVHEVQSFLKTGVIGIITKPFDPMQLCSNINAIWEKHVDG